One Deefgea tanakiae genomic region harbors:
- the hpnE gene encoding hydroxysqualene dehydroxylase HpnE, with product MKRVAIIGGGYAGMAAGVELAAAGVSVTVFEAGKVLGGRARRVDRANRAVMNESPLDNGQHLVIGAYSELLRLMQRCGVDLDRAFLRQPMRLQVEPDFLLACPKLPAPLHLAFGLIRAKGLSWSERWALIRAIEVSKWRRWRLKNDLTVAQWLAQQRQPASLIAKFWAPLTLAALNTPLELASAQVLLNVLRDSLGGKRAASDLLMPKVDFSQLFPEPATSFIQRNAGYVQLGIRAKSVARHTHGFMVDDDAQVFDAVICATPPHQAAGLIAGLDSPLSTQLAAWQYQPIVTVYLQYAADVKLSTPMLGLADAYSQWVFDRGVTHGQHGLIAVVISAQGVHSGLSHDELAEAVQAELHQRLGFPDLVLRQQVITEKRATFACTPDLARPSNATAQAGLFLAGDFTAGLAGHGRGEYPATLEGAVRSGVNAAQLTLNYLKTLS from the coding sequence ATGAAAAGAGTCGCCATTATCGGTGGTGGTTATGCAGGCATGGCCGCAGGCGTTGAGTTGGCTGCGGCGGGTGTGTCGGTGACGGTGTTTGAAGCGGGCAAAGTGCTCGGTGGTCGTGCGCGGCGCGTTGATCGCGCTAATCGTGCCGTGATGAATGAGTCGCCGCTGGATAATGGTCAGCATCTGGTGATTGGCGCGTATTCCGAATTGCTGCGGCTGATGCAACGCTGTGGCGTTGATTTGGACCGTGCTTTTTTGCGCCAGCCTATGCGCCTGCAGGTTGAGCCCGATTTTTTGCTGGCTTGCCCAAAATTACCTGCGCCGCTGCATTTGGCTTTCGGTTTAATTCGCGCCAAAGGTTTATCGTGGTCTGAGCGCTGGGCGCTGATTCGTGCGATTGAAGTGAGTAAATGGCGGCGCTGGCGCTTAAAAAACGATTTGACTGTGGCGCAGTGGTTGGCGCAGCAACGGCAACCCGCGAGTTTGATTGCTAAGTTTTGGGCTCCGCTGACCTTGGCTGCACTGAATACGCCACTTGAGTTAGCTAGCGCACAGGTATTACTCAATGTATTGCGAGATAGTTTGGGTGGTAAACGCGCGGCTTCTGATTTGCTGATGCCGAAAGTGGATTTTAGTCAGTTGTTTCCTGAGCCAGCGACGAGCTTTATTCAGCGTAATGCTGGGTATGTGCAGCTAGGCATTCGTGCTAAATCTGTAGCTAGACATACCCATGGCTTTATGGTCGATGATGACGCGCAAGTCTTTGACGCAGTTATTTGCGCAACGCCGCCGCATCAAGCTGCTGGACTCATTGCAGGCTTAGATTCACCATTGAGTACGCAATTGGCGGCGTGGCAGTATCAGCCAATTGTCACTGTGTATTTGCAGTATGCGGCCGACGTTAAATTGTCGACGCCGATGCTAGGTTTGGCTGATGCTTATTCGCAGTGGGTGTTTGATCGCGGTGTGACGCATGGCCAACATGGGCTGATTGCCGTCGTGATTTCCGCACAAGGTGTGCACAGCGGTTTAAGTCACGATGAATTGGCCGAGGCGGTGCAAGCGGAATTGCATCAACGCTTGGGCTTTCCCGACTTGGTCTTGCGCCAGCAAGTCATCACTGAAAAGCGCGCGACCTTTGCTTGTACGCCTGATTTAGCTCGACCGAGTAATGCCACGGCACAAGCAGGATTATTTTTAGCGGGTGATTTCACGGCGGGATTAGCAGGGCATGGGCGAGGCGAGTATCCGGCAACGCTCGAAGGTGCCGTGCGTAGCGGTGTGAATGCCGCTCAGCTAACATTGAATTATTTGAAAACGCTGTCATAA
- a CDS encoding SDR family NAD(P)-dependent oxidoreductase: MADWKTATPSAEAFKDRVILVTGAGQGIGAAAALELAKLGATVILLGRNEKKLSRTYDAIEAAGGAQPAAIPMDLAKMGEAELNQLGVLIQKEFGRLDGILHCANGFNHLSPLSNQKLDEWVDMFRVNVAAPFAMTRALFPLLEKSPDAAVLVLGETHAFEPNAYWGGFSVTKSAQQNWVEIAASEWDKMANVRINLLVPGPIQSPFRLATHPAELKDSLPVTEAILPAITYWLGSASTGQSGQTLFFAKN; this comes from the coding sequence ATGGCAGATTGGAAAACAGCAACACCAAGCGCAGAGGCATTCAAAGACCGTGTCATTCTCGTAACGGGTGCAGGGCAGGGCATTGGTGCGGCGGCAGCGCTGGAATTAGCTAAACTCGGTGCAACGGTGATTTTACTGGGTCGTAACGAGAAAAAACTCAGCCGCACTTATGATGCGATTGAAGCTGCAGGCGGCGCGCAACCCGCTGCCATTCCGATGGATTTGGCCAAAATGGGTGAGGCTGAACTTAATCAACTGGGTGTGCTGATTCAAAAAGAATTCGGCCGCTTGGATGGGATTTTGCATTGCGCGAATGGTTTTAATCATCTTTCGCCACTCTCAAACCAAAAGCTGGATGAATGGGTGGATATGTTCCGTGTGAACGTGGCCGCGCCATTTGCGATGACGCGCGCCTTATTCCCATTGCTGGAAAAATCGCCCGATGCCGCCGTGCTGGTGCTGGGCGAAACCCATGCGTTTGAACCGAATGCCTATTGGGGCGGATTTAGCGTGACCAAATCCGCGCAACAAAACTGGGTGGAAATTGCGGCGTCTGAGTGGGACAAAATGGCCAATGTGCGGATTAATTTATTGGTGCCCGGCCCAATTCAATCGCCATTCCGTTTGGCGACGCATCCTGCTGAATTGAAGGACAGCTTGCCAGTGACTGAAGCTATTTTGCCGGCCATCACCTATTGGTTGGGTAGCGCGAGCACCGGCCAAAGTGGGCAAACATTATTTTTTGCAAAAAATTAA
- a CDS encoding ATP-dependent DNA helicase, translating into MTLEEVFADDGPFGDAFPGYKLRQPQLEMAQAVERTIESCGQLIAEAGTGTGKTFAYLVPALLSGGKVIVSTGTKTLQDQLFNRDVPSVRDVLKVPVVIALLKGRSNYVCHYHLARAEQEGRFMRREDIADLQKVKRYANTTNSGDKAACPGVPEDAPIWAHVTSTRDNCLGQDCPNHKECFVLKARKDAQEADVVVVNHHLFFADVWLKDEGAGELLPACNTVIFDEAHQLPEVASLFFGDTLTSGQVVELARDARAEALVVAKDYVLLPNAAEALEKSAKDLRLVFKETLRLPQHELLEKYPAFFTQLNVMTGDLQHLAELLAKQAERGESLEKCHQRAAEMLELLEKWQKSDSAETVHWIDVTQHGFLLHITPLNIADLFQKQVNMNPRAWIFASATLAVNNHFTHFQHELGLWKAETATWDSPFDYKQQAVLYVPQGMPQPNTPEYTRTVVEKAWPLLQTTQGHAFLLFTSLRAMREAHELLLEKLKEAGLEWPVYLQGTGSRTELLDQFRKEPNAILVASQTFWEGIDVRGDQLSLVVIDKLPFSPPDDPVLSARMEQITKAGRSPFMDYQLPNATITLKQGAGRLIRDETDIGILMIADTRLVDKQYGKMIWKSLPPMFRSRELANVQKFYEVQRQKARANDGVAESDE; encoded by the coding sequence ATGACACTTGAAGAAGTATTTGCCGATGACGGCCCGTTTGGCGATGCCTTTCCTGGCTATAAGTTACGCCAGCCACAGCTAGAAATGGCGCAGGCCGTTGAGCGCACAATTGAGTCTTGCGGGCAATTGATTGCCGAGGCGGGCACGGGTACGGGCAAAACCTTTGCGTATTTGGTGCCTGCACTACTGTCTGGCGGCAAAGTGATTGTGTCGACCGGAACAAAAACACTGCAAGATCAATTGTTTAATCGCGATGTGCCCAGCGTGCGTGATGTGCTCAAAGTGCCAGTAGTGATTGCGCTGCTCAAGGGGCGCTCCAATTACGTTTGCCATTATCATTTGGCGCGTGCCGAGCAAGAAGGGCGCTTTATGCGCCGCGAAGACATTGCCGACTTACAAAAAGTAAAACGCTACGCCAACACCACGAACTCGGGTGATAAAGCGGCCTGTCCCGGCGTGCCAGAAGACGCGCCGATTTGGGCGCATGTGACCAGCACCCGCGATAATTGCCTCGGCCAAGATTGCCCCAATCACAAAGAGTGCTTTGTTTTAAAAGCGCGCAAAGACGCACAAGAGGCCGATGTCGTCGTCGTCAACCATCATTTATTTTTTGCCGATGTGTGGCTCAAAGACGAAGGTGCTGGCGAATTGCTTCCAGCGTGTAATACGGTGATTTTCGACGAGGCGCATCAGTTGCCCGAAGTGGCCAGCCTGTTTTTTGGCGATACGCTCACTAGTGGCCAAGTTGTGGAGCTCGCGCGTGATGCACGTGCTGAGGCACTGGTCGTTGCCAAAGATTATGTTTTGCTGCCTAACGCGGCCGAAGCACTAGAAAAATCGGCGAAAGACTTGCGACTGGTGTTCAAAGAAACGCTGCGCTTGCCACAGCATGAATTGCTGGAAAAATATCCCGCTTTCTTTACTCAGCTCAACGTGATGACGGGCGATTTGCAGCATTTGGCTGAACTCCTAGCTAAACAAGCCGAACGCGGCGAGAGCTTAGAAAAATGCCATCAACGCGCTGCTGAAATGCTCGAATTACTCGAAAAATGGCAAAAATCCGATTCGGCCGAAACTGTACATTGGATCGATGTGACGCAGCACGGCTTTTTGCTGCACATTACGCCACTGAATATCGCTGATTTATTCCAAAAACAAGTCAATATGAATCCGCGCGCGTGGATTTTTGCGTCGGCTACGTTGGCGGTGAACAATCACTTTACGCATTTCCAGCATGAGCTGGGTTTGTGGAAAGCCGAAACCGCAACGTGGGACAGCCCTTTCGATTACAAGCAGCAGGCGGTGCTGTATGTTCCGCAGGGCATGCCACAACCTAATACGCCGGAATATACCCGTACTGTCGTTGAGAAAGCATGGCCTTTATTACAAACCACACAAGGCCATGCATTTCTATTGTTCACATCGCTACGCGCGATGCGTGAAGCGCATGAATTACTGCTCGAAAAGCTCAAAGAAGCAGGTCTGGAATGGCCAGTTTATCTGCAAGGCACTGGCTCGCGCACTGAATTACTCGATCAATTTCGCAAAGAGCCGAACGCGATTTTGGTTGCCAGCCAAACATTCTGGGAAGGCATCGACGTGCGTGGTGATCAATTGTCGCTCGTGGTGATCGACAAACTGCCGTTTTCGCCGCCCGATGATCCGGTTTTGTCGGCTCGGATGGAGCAAATCACCAAGGCGGGGCGCAGCCCGTTTATGGATTATCAATTGCCGAACGCGACGATTACGCTCAAACAAGGTGCGGGGCGCTTGATTCGTGATGAAACCGATATTGGTATTTTGATGATTGCCGATACACGTTTGGTCGATAAGCAATACGGCAAAATGATTTGGAAAAGCCTACCGCCGATGTTCCGTTCGCGCGAATTGGCGAATGTGCAAAAATTCTACGAAGTACAACGGCAAAAAGCGCGTGCAAACGATGGCGTTGCAGAGAGCGATGAGTAA
- the mltG gene encoding endolytic transglycosylase MltG: protein MAVTATKKKPTPKKTPNKSPSIWGRLFGLVLFGILAAAIAGGAWFYSWAVTEQPSPPSHSVLIESGGVNSVAQQLVRQGAVDSVPLFVLLARISGKDAELKAGSYSLKVPISPWMLLKKLGKGEVDLQMFSIIEGWNWRQLRQALNTHPYLKHDSANMSDEEILAALGISALSPEGLFFPESYRIDKGSSDFKLLARAHRLMQEKLDDAWASRKPDLPLKTPYEALILASIVEKETGKAADRPVIAGVFTNRLRQGMRLQTDPTVIYGVGEAFKGDITKAHLRTDTPYNTYTRAGLPPTPIAMVGEAALTAATQPAVTKAVYFVAKGDGSSAFSETLDQHNAAVRKYLRNN, encoded by the coding sequence GTGGCCGTGACAGCAACGAAGAAAAAACCGACCCCAAAAAAAACACCGAATAAGTCCCCCTCTATCTGGGGGCGATTATTTGGCTTAGTGCTATTTGGCATATTAGCCGCCGCGATTGCGGGCGGTGCATGGTTTTATAGTTGGGCAGTGACCGAGCAGCCGAGCCCGCCATCGCATTCGGTGTTGATCGAGTCGGGTGGCGTTAATTCGGTGGCACAGCAATTGGTGCGACAGGGCGCCGTTGATTCCGTCCCTTTGTTTGTGTTGCTGGCGCGGATTTCGGGCAAAGATGCTGAGCTAAAAGCCGGGAGCTATTCGCTCAAGGTACCGATTTCACCATGGATGCTATTGAAAAAACTCGGCAAGGGCGAAGTTGATTTGCAGATGTTCAGCATTATTGAGGGCTGGAATTGGCGGCAATTACGCCAAGCGCTCAATACGCATCCCTACTTGAAGCACGATAGTGCAAATATGAGTGATGAAGAAATTCTCGCCGCTTTGGGAATCAGTGCTTTGTCGCCCGAAGGGTTGTTTTTTCCAGAGAGTTATCGCATCGACAAAGGTAGCTCTGACTTCAAACTATTGGCGCGCGCGCATCGTTTGATGCAAGAAAAACTCGACGACGCTTGGGCCAGTCGCAAGCCGGATTTGCCGCTGAAAACACCTTATGAAGCGCTGATTTTGGCGTCGATTGTCGAAAAAGAAACCGGCAAAGCGGCAGATCGGCCTGTTATCGCTGGGGTATTCACCAATCGACTGCGGCAAGGAATGCGCTTACAAACTGATCCCACTGTCATTTATGGCGTCGGTGAAGCCTTTAAAGGTGACATCACCAAAGCGCATTTGCGCACTGATACACCGTATAACACCTACACCCGCGCTGGTCTGCCGCCAACCCCGATTGCGATGGTCGGTGAGGCCGCTCTGACAGCCGCCACCCAACCTGCCGTGACCAAAGCGGTTTATTTTGTCGCCAAGGGCGATGGTAGCTCGGCTTTTTCAGAAACACTCGATCAGCATAATGCGGCGGTGCGGAAGTACTTACGGAATAACTAA
- a CDS encoding DMT family transporter yields the protein MKPELKGHLMVLFCIVVWGITFVSTKILLEWRSPVEIALDRFVLAYGLLFLLHPVIKKPQWREEVFFCGLGLFGVTLYFLTENIALQYTQASSVGLLVSSAPLLTAFFAHFTTHDEKLSPRLIVGSLVALFGVALVMFNGSVILKLNPLGDILALSAGAAWAVYCLLLKRAGQRYGYLYLTRQVFFYGIVTLLPAAWWMNYRFDFALWLDPLQGGNMLFLGVVASALCFVAWNKALGIIGAVKASNYIYLIPLITMLTAVAVLGERITVVGAAGAALILLGVYYAEHGMKMPTSKYIK from the coding sequence ATGAAGCCGGAATTGAAAGGCCATTTAATGGTGCTGTTTTGTATTGTGGTGTGGGGAATTACCTTTGTCTCGACCAAGATTTTACTGGAGTGGCGCAGCCCCGTTGAAATCGCGCTTGATCGATTTGTTTTAGCTTATGGCCTCTTATTTTTATTGCACCCTGTGATCAAAAAACCGCAATGGCGCGAAGAAGTTTTTTTTTGCGGTTTAGGGCTGTTTGGCGTCACGCTATATTTCTTGACCGAAAATATCGCATTGCAATACACGCAAGCATCCAGCGTCGGCTTGCTTGTGTCGTCTGCGCCGCTACTCACGGCGTTTTTCGCGCATTTCACCACGCATGATGAAAAGCTCAGCCCGCGCTTGATCGTTGGTTCACTCGTTGCGCTGTTTGGCGTGGCCTTGGTGATGTTTAACGGCAGCGTGATTTTAAAACTCAACCCGCTTGGCGATATTTTGGCACTGTCGGCGGGGGCAGCATGGGCGGTGTATTGCTTATTGCTCAAGCGAGCAGGGCAGCGTTATGGCTATCTTTATCTTACTCGACAGGTGTTTTTCTACGGCATCGTGACGTTACTGCCTGCCGCGTGGTGGATGAATTATCGGTTTGATTTCGCGCTGTGGCTTGATCCGCTACAAGGCGGCAATATGCTGTTTTTGGGCGTGGTGGCTTCGGCACTGTGCTTTGTTGCGTGGAACAAGGCGCTGGGCATTATCGGCGCAGTAAAAGCGAGTAATTACATCTATTTGATTCCACTGATTACGATGCTGACCGCTGTCGCTGTGTTGGGCGAGCGCATTACCGTGGTCGGTGCCGCAGGTGCGGCGTTAATCCTGCTAGGGGTATATTACGCTGAGCATGGTATGAAAATGCCTACATCTAAATACATTAAGTAG
- a CDS encoding bifunctional adenosylcobinamide kinase/adenosylcobinamide-phosphate guanylyltransferase, whose translation MKLIVVTGAQKSGKSRYAEQRALALSDRPAYLATSRVWDEDFAERIRQHQAQRDSRWVNLEQETDLAAHGFAGDVIVLDCITLWLTNLFTDCEYDKTATLIEAKIRWADFVTVTPQTVIAVGNEIGWSLHAETQMGRHFVDLHGSFMQFAAAQAEEVVLMVAGLPMKVK comes from the coding sequence ATGAAGCTCATCGTGGTGACTGGTGCACAAAAAAGCGGTAAAAGTCGCTATGCCGAGCAGCGCGCCTTGGCGCTCTCAGATCGCCCAGCCTATTTGGCGACTTCACGCGTGTGGGATGAAGACTTTGCCGAACGCATCCGCCAGCATCAAGCACAGCGCGATTCTCGTTGGGTGAATCTAGAGCAGGAAACCGATCTCGCTGCGCATGGTTTTGCTGGTGACGTGATCGTGCTGGACTGTATTACGCTGTGGTTGACCAATCTCTTTACCGATTGTGAGTACGATAAAACGGCAACGCTGATTGAGGCCAAAATCCGCTGGGCAGATTTTGTTACCGTCACGCCGCAAACGGTGATTGCCGTTGGCAATGAAATCGGCTGGAGCCTCCACGCCGAAACGCAAATGGGCCGCCATTTTGTCGATCTACACGGCAGCTTTATGCAGTTCGCCGCCGCTCAGGCTGAGGAAGTTGTGCTGATGGTGGCTGGGTTGCCGATGAAGGTTAAATGA
- a CDS encoding energy transducer TonB has translation MLLSQMHGCVVILFSLILSVVQAGDWIQTIKAEANEVVIIERPPPAIYPRVSQIKDETGRVHVVLLVGIDGLVIKAQPISSGVPRLEKACADNVSKTVFRPLKRDGILYRFKVIISCNFVLKPDE, from the coding sequence ATGCTGCTTTCTCAAATGCACGGCTGCGTCGTTATTTTATTTAGTCTTATTCTAAGTGTTGTTCAGGCTGGGGATTGGATTCAGACGATTAAAGCTGAGGCCAATGAAGTTGTTATAATTGAACGTCCTCCACCTGCAATATACCCCAGGGTGTCTCAAATTAAGGATGAGACTGGGCGTGTTCATGTTGTGCTATTGGTTGGGATTGATGGCTTAGTGATTAAGGCTCAACCAATTTCGAGTGGTGTTCCACGTCTTGAAAAGGCGTGTGCAGATAACGTGTCGAAGACGGTTTTTAGGCCGCTCAAGCGTGATGGTATTTTGTATCGATTTAAAGTGATTATTTCATGCAACTTTGTGCTAAAGCCAGATGAGTAA
- the hisC gene encoding histidinol-phosphate transaminase, which yields MSRFWSPVVHTLTPYTPGEQPKITNLIKLNTNENPYGPSPKAIAAMQAAVNDHLRLYPDPNGDVLKDAVAAFHHADGITRANVFVGNSSDEVLAHTFQALLKHDAPLLFPDISYSFYPVYCGLYGIEYRTVPLTAEFEINTADYTGGGAIIFPNPNAPTGILLPLAHIEALLQANPNQVVVVDEAYVDFGGSSAISLVKRYDNLLVVQTLSKSRSLAGMRVGFAVGHVDLIAGLERVKNSFNSYPLDRVALAGAVAAMEDTGYFNQTCSAINTSRDTLTLQLQQLGFDVLPSNANFVFARHPQRDAAQLAHALRERAILVRHFKLPRIDQFLRISIGTDAECAALVSALKEIL from the coding sequence ATGAGCCGATTCTGGAGCCCTGTTGTTCACACCCTCACGCCCTACACGCCGGGTGAGCAACCGAAGATCACCAATCTGATCAAACTCAATACCAACGAAAATCCATATGGCCCATCACCTAAAGCGATTGCCGCAATGCAAGCCGCGGTGAATGATCATTTGCGACTGTATCCGGATCCGAATGGCGACGTACTGAAAGACGCCGTGGCAGCGTTTCACCACGCGGACGGCATCACGCGTGCGAATGTGTTCGTCGGCAATAGCTCGGACGAAGTGCTGGCGCATACCTTTCAAGCGCTACTCAAACACGACGCCCCGCTGCTGTTCCCCGATATCAGCTACAGCTTTTATCCTGTGTATTGTGGCTTGTACGGTATTGAATACCGTACCGTGCCGTTGACGGCTGAGTTTGAAATCAACACTGCCGACTACACCGGCGGTGGCGCGATTATTTTCCCAAATCCAAACGCACCAACTGGGATTTTGCTGCCACTGGCGCACATTGAAGCACTGCTGCAAGCAAATCCCAATCAGGTTGTTGTTGTGGATGAAGCCTACGTGGACTTTGGTGGCAGCAGCGCAATTAGCTTGGTGAAGCGCTACGACAATTTGCTCGTGGTGCAAACACTGTCTAAATCGCGTTCACTCGCAGGCATGCGTGTTGGTTTTGCCGTTGGCCACGTGGATTTAATTGCAGGCTTGGAACGCGTGAAAAACAGTTTTAATTCTTATCCGCTCGATCGCGTTGCGCTGGCTGGTGCTGTAGCTGCCATGGAAGACACTGGGTATTTCAATCAAACCTGCTCTGCAATTAACACCAGCAGAGATACCCTAACTCTGCAATTGCAGCAATTGGGCTTTGACGTATTGCCATCAAATGCCAATTTCGTTTTTGCACGTCATCCACAGCGCGATGCGGCACAGCTCGCACATGCACTGCGCGAACGCGCGATTCTAGTACGCCATTTTAAACTGCCACGGATTGATCAATTCTTGCGGATTTCGATTGGTACGGATGCAGAGTGTGCGGCGCTGGTGAGTGCGTTGAAAGAGATTCTGTAG
- a CDS encoding TDT family transporter — protein sequence MPYPLIAKIRGLPTPVAGLALGIGGLGMCLDAVFAAQGRIETVTATIALLLLIALCTRVALHPDTLKTDLKHPVVGSVAPTFAMALMVVSHGISQYWPVVGSAIWLLAVLIHVYFLVAFIRYRRRDFSLHHMVPSWFVPPVGIAVAAVAWSGEVGSLTYVVAWACMAFALACYAVMMPMMFYRIMFRESIPVGAQPTIAILAAPASLTLAAYLNVAVTPYPLLVIIMLGLAITMTLIVYGAFIHLLRLPFSPGYAAFTFPMAIGATALYKVEAIFVQWKVPAEMIRQIDILGRIELGIATVVISYVAIRFVMFLFESPPASNAPQ from the coding sequence ATGCCATACCCATTGATTGCAAAAATACGTGGATTACCAACTCCTGTCGCGGGACTCGCCTTGGGAATCGGTGGCTTGGGTATGTGCTTAGATGCCGTCTTTGCGGCACAGGGGCGTATTGAAACGGTAACCGCTACCATCGCTTTACTACTGCTGATTGCATTGTGCACACGCGTGGCCTTGCATCCTGATACGCTCAAAACGGATTTAAAGCATCCGGTGGTGGGGAGTGTGGCACCGACTTTTGCGATGGCGCTCATGGTGGTCAGTCATGGTATTTCGCAGTATTGGCCTGTGGTGGGAAGTGCTATTTGGCTGCTGGCGGTGCTGATTCATGTGTATTTCTTGGTGGCATTTATTCGCTATCGTCGCCGAGATTTTTCATTACATCATATGGTGCCGAGCTGGTTTGTGCCGCCCGTAGGGATTGCCGTTGCGGCTGTCGCGTGGTCTGGTGAAGTCGGCAGTTTGACCTATGTAGTCGCTTGGGCTTGCATGGCGTTTGCACTCGCATGTTATGCGGTGATGATGCCAATGATGTTTTATCGAATTATGTTTCGTGAATCGATTCCGGTTGGTGCGCAGCCAACGATTGCGATTTTGGCCGCGCCCGCGAGCTTGACCTTGGCAGCATATTTGAATGTAGCGGTTACGCCATATCCTTTATTGGTCATCATCATGTTGGGTTTGGCCATCACGATGACGTTGATTGTGTATGGTGCATTTATCCATTTGTTGCGACTACCATTTTCCCCCGGTTATGCCGCATTCACATTCCCGATGGCGATTGGTGCGACCGCCTTGTATAAAGTGGAGGCGATTTTTGTGCAATGGAAAGTTCCCGCTGAAATGATTCGGCAAATTGATATTTTGGGCCGCATTGAACTGGGTATTGCCACCGTGGTGATTAGCTATGTGGCGATTCGCTTTGTGATGTTTCTATTTGAGTCTCCACCAGCCAGCAATGCGCCACAATAA
- a CDS encoding Crp/Fnr family transcriptional regulator, whose protein sequence is MTKQIDPMLPLLFPLLQAFPTENRSVLLAAGTEHDAAAGELLWEEGQTISDILLISSGVVVATSNAQVGNRPFLYGHMSAGSVAGLHALFTSDTAQVQLTVQADAHYLRLPLSAFRAALMAYPAAWEAVARELAQGVFHLVNTINLLAQSNGYHRLRRLLIQLDRRARNEHQQSGLMLSQQEVAARIGLSREMVNRMLAQLRNGGYIEQDERGIFKILQTLPREF, encoded by the coding sequence ATGACCAAACAGATTGATCCGATGTTGCCGCTCCTGTTTCCTTTGTTGCAGGCATTCCCGACCGAAAACCGCAGTGTATTGCTGGCGGCAGGTACCGAGCATGATGCGGCTGCGGGGGAATTGCTGTGGGAAGAAGGACAAACGATTTCGGATATCTTGTTGATTTCATCAGGCGTGGTGGTCGCAACCTCGAATGCCCAAGTTGGGAATCGACCCTTTTTGTACGGGCATATGTCGGCCGGTTCGGTCGCCGGCTTGCATGCTTTGTTTACCAGCGATACCGCACAAGTGCAGCTGACGGTGCAGGCCGATGCGCATTATTTACGCTTGCCGCTTTCGGCATTCAGAGCGGCACTCATGGCTTATCCTGCCGCATGGGAGGCCGTGGCGCGTGAATTGGCGCAGGGCGTATTTCATTTGGTCAATACGATCAATTTACTCGCACAAAGTAATGGCTATCATCGCCTGCGTCGACTATTGATCCAACTGGATCGTCGCGCTCGCAACGAGCATCAGCAAAGTGGCTTAATGCTCAGTCAGCAAGAGGTCGCCGCCCGCATTGGCCTGTCACGTGAAATGGTGAATCGTATGCTGGCTCAGCTACGCAATGGCGGATACATCGAGCAAGATGAGCGCGGCATTTTCAAGATTTTACAAACTTTACCCCGCGAATTTTAA